The following coding sequences are from one Onychomys torridus chromosome 16, mOncTor1.1, whole genome shotgun sequence window:
- the Rtl6 gene encoding retrotransposon Gag-like protein 6 yields MVQPQTSKNESPASAPGASAQMDDVVDTLTSLRLTNSALRREASTLRAEKANLTNMLESVMAELTLLRTRARIPGALQITPPISAITSNGTRPMTTPPTSLPEPFSGDPGQLAGFLMQMDRFMIFQASRFPGEAERVAFLVSRLTGEAEKWAIPHMQPDSPLRNNYQGFLAELRRTYKSPLRHSRRAQIRKTSASNRAVRERQMLCRQLATAGTGACPVHPASNGTSPAPAMPTRSRNL; encoded by the coding sequence ATGGTGCAACCTCAGACCTCCAAAAACGAAAGCCCAGCCTCTGCCCCTGGTGCCAGCGCACAGATGGATGACGTGGTTGACACCCTGACCTCCCTGCGCCTCACCAACTCTGCGCTGAGGCGCGAGGCCTCCACGCTGAGGGCCGAGAAGGCCAATCTTACCAACATGCTGGAGAGCGTCATGGCCGAGCTTACTCTGTTGCGCACCCGGGCGCGCATCCCTGGCGCTCTGCAGATCACTCCACCTATCTCTGCCATCACCTCCAATGGGACCCGACCCATGACCACGCCACCCACCTCGCTGCCTGAACCCTTTTCCGGGGACCCCGGCCAGTTGGCGGGGTTCCTGATGCAGATGGACAGGTTCATGATCTTTCAAGCTTCCCGCTTCCCAGGTGAAGCCGAGAGAGTGGCCTTCCTGGTGTCCCGACTGACTGGGGAGGCCGAGAAGTGGGCCATTCCCCACATGCAGCCAGACAGCCCTTTGAGAAACAACTACCAAGGCTTTCTGGCCGAGCTGCGCAGAACCTACAAGTCTCCGCTGAGGCACTCACGGCGTGCACAAATCCGGAAGACTTCTGCATCCAATAGGGCTGTGCGGGAGCGGCAGATGTTGTGCCGCCAGCTAGCCACAGCTGGCACAGGAGCTTGCCCAGTGCATCCTGCCTCCAACGGGACCAGTCCGGCACCAGCCATGCCCACCCGCAGCCGGAACCTTTAG